The Nocardia sp. NBC_01503 sequence ATGGCCAGGTTTGGGTTCGCGACACGCGCCAGTGGGTCAATCGGTTGGTGGGGTGGGGGTATCCGACAGGCGCTCGACGAGGTCGGGGTCCTGGTCGGCGTCGGGGGCGTCGCTGTACTCTTCCTCGCTCTCCGGAAATTCCAGCAGGTCCGAGGGGTAGACGGCGTGCTTGCCGGGGGCGAGGTAGGTGAGGTGGACGGCTTGGGTTCCTTTGTCGTCGGTGCACAGTAGCCAGTGGGCTATGTCGGATTTGTCCAGTGGGGCTTCGAGGTTGGTCAGGATGGTGGTCGACCATTCCTGGAAGCCCTTGGGCATGTGTTCGAGCATGCGCTGCGGATCGGTCTCGGGGAGGTGGCTTACGGCGATGTATACGTCGTCGAATTGTTTGCCTTCGCCGTCCTGGGCGGCGGCCACGAAGGACACCGTGGACTCGTCCTCCAGCATTCTCCAGCTGCGCTCCTGCGCCAATTGGACGTCGTCGCGTTCGGCCCTGTCCAGGTGGACGGGGATGAGCTGGCGGACCCACGCGTTGGTTTCGGTCGCGATGATGTCGTTCCAGACGACCGCCACGATCAGCTGCTCGCCGCCCTCGTCGATGACATGGGCGCTCGTCCGCTGTAATGCGTTGGGGCGCAACTGCCCTTTGTCCTGAAGGGTGAGCACGGCGGCGTACGCGTGTACGACCGTGGCTCGATGTCCGCCCTTCGCCTCGACGGCGGCGGCGGGGATATCGGTGGGGTCGAAGTCGGCGCGGATACCCACTTCCCGCAGTAGGCGCCGGGATTCGTCGAAGTCGGGCGTCTTGCCGTAGTGCACGAGCAGTATCTTCTCGACCTTCGCTCGGGGACCCGGCAAACGGTTGGAGACTTCTCGTACCTTGCGTTTGAACCATCCTATCGGCACGCAACCTCCAGGTGTCTGGGATGTAGCGGTCGACCGATCGCAAATGATGTTCCGCCACAGCACATTTCAAGCGATTCTAGCGCGGTGCGCGGGTGGTGGTGCGGAGATAGGCCAAGGCTGCCAAGGCCAGCGCGGTTCCGGTGTAGTACATGGTGGTCGCGCCGTGGGTGATGGTGATTCCGCCCAGCAGGGTGCCCGCGCCGATGCCGAGGTAGATGCAGGAGGCGTTCAGGGCCACGACGAGTCCCGCCTCGTGCGGGGCCGCGTCGATGAGGCGGTGCTGTTGCGCGGGGGTCTGGCACCAGCTGGCGGCTCCCCACGCGGCGGCCAGGAGGCCGATCAGCCAGGCGGCTCGGGTGTGGGTGGCGGCCATCGTGCCCATGAGGGCCAGGGCGAGGGCCATCACCAGGTAGCCGGTGGTGAGCACCCGGGTCGCGCCCCATCGGTCGGTGGCGTAGCCGGAGGCGAGATTGCCTGCGACAGCACCGAATCCGTAGAGGAAAAGCACCCAGGCGGTCGAGGTGGGGGAGATGCCGACTGCCTCGAGGGCGGGCACGCTGTAGGCGTACACCACATATGCCGCGCCCATGCCGAGCACGGTCAGAGGCAGGACCTTGGCCACGGATCGGTTGCGCAGCACCGCCAGTCGGGTGGCGAGGCCGACGCGCGGGTTGCCGGGGACGAAGGGCACCCACGCCGCGACACCCGCCGCGGCCACTAGACAGACGATCGCGACGGCGGCCAAAGCCGAACGCCAGCCCAGCCATTGGCCGATCGCATCTCCGAGCGGCACGCCCAGTGCGGTCGCGATGGTCAGTCCGCCCACCACCACCGCCAACGCGCGCGCTCGCGCCTCCGGGCGCACCAATGCCGATGCGACGGCTCCGGCATTCGGTGTGAAGGCCGCTGCGCCGACGGCTGCCAGCACACGGGTGGCGAGTAGCGCCGCGAGGTTCGGAGCCGCCGCGGATCCGAAATTGGCTGCCGCGAGCACAATCAGCGCCGCCACCAGCAGCGCGCGCCGCGGCACCTGCGCGGTCAGCGTGGCCAGCACCGGTGACAGCAGTGCGTAGGCTGCGGCGAACACCGTCACCGAGGCGCCCGCGGTAGCCGTGGACGCCCCCAACTCCGTCGCCATATCCGGCAGGAACCCCGCCAGGATGAACGCATCGGTGCCGACGGCGAAGGTGCCCAGAGCAAGAATCAGTGTGCGCCGCAACCCATTCGACTCCGCCGCGCTCTTCGCCATTATCGGGACATGCATTATCCCGGTTCTCCCTTCAAGAAAGCCCGGCCGGTGAGGCCGGGCGGATTTCTCGTACAGCCGCCGCTCAGGCGGTGAGTTGCTCATAGAAGAGGCGGGCCCGAATCGACGCGTTGGCCGGAGCATCGGCGATCAGGTCCGCGATGGTCTGGTCCGCCAGTTCCCGCCGCCAGGCCAGCTCGGCTCGTCGCATGGCCGTTGCGATCCCGCACGGCTTGGCGAACTCCGATTTCCCCGCCGTGACCCCGGCTCCCTGGCGTCGGATCTCGGTGCACCGAAACGCCTCGGTGCGCCCCTCGACCGCCCCGACGACATCCATTAATGTGATGCGCTCGGGTGTGCGCGCCAGCCGATATCCACCGCGAATCCCCGGCGTCGATTCGAGAATCCCCTCCCGCACGAGCGGCTGTAACCGCTTCTTCAGATACTCCGGCGGCAGTTCGAACATCTCGGCGAGCTTCCCCGTGGCGATCGGCGCGCGATCCTCGAGCCAAGTCAGCACCATGCAGCAGTGCAACCCCCACTCGACACCCTCGCTCATCAACATAATAGGGATAGTACATATCCCGATTGCCGCTCGGAACTCAATTCGCGGTCACCGCGATAGAACAACCCGGCCACCAGTCCGAGCGCAGTGTAGAGGGCTGCCGCGTAATAGCGCTGTTTCATCGAGATTCCTTGTGGCATATGTGGATTGGTCGACTACTCGGCGTTGCGGCTGATGAATTCGAAGGATCCGCCGTCGATGCCCCAGGAGATGATCCGGTCGGGGTGGATTCGAATGACCGCGCGTTCCTGGGGCGGAAACGGCGGCTCCTGGTCGTCGAGCGCCTCCGCCGTGCCGCGTACCTCGATGCCGCGAATCACGTACGGCTCCAGCGAAACCTGTTGGTCGATGACGAACGACACCCGGCTGCCCGCCTCGACATTGCGGAACTTGCGACTCACGCGCATCCGCATACCACCGATGTCGATCGTGCCGTCGGCGTTCACTCGATAGCCGGTCGGGTTGTTCTGGACAACCCCGTCGGGCGACACCGTGGCCAGTCGGCCGATTCCGGCCTCGGCGAGGAATTGCTGTTCATTGCTGGTGAAGGTCATGTCGGTTACTCCTCGGTGGATCCGATAACTATACCTAGCAGAGCTAGAAGCTGGAGCAACGATAGCATTCGTTCGCTAGCCTGTCTAGCGGTGCTAGTTTTCGAATCTTCGCCGAACCACCTCAGGAGAAGTGGATGATCGCGAGGTTTGCCAGCACGAGCAGAGGAAAGATCGCCGCTGCTCGCGGATGCCCGAGTCGATGAAGTGCTACCGAAGCGCCGCCGAAAACCGACACCTTGGCCAGCACCGCCATGGCCGGAATGGTGAAAGTTGCCTGGGGGGCGGCGAATAGACCCCAGACCGCCATGGTCGCTACCGCCGCGGCTACTCCGTAGGCGAGTTTTCTCGCCCGTCCGTTCCCCCGGCGCGCGCCGAGGAGGCCGAGCGCGGTGAAGGCGACCAGCTCCAGCAGGAATGCGAGGGCGAGGTTCGCGCCCTGCCAGATATCGATATTCATGCCCACTCCGAGATCGGTGTTCGCTCTGCGCATACCGTGCCATGAACCGTGATCCGAGTCAAGAGCACCGCTCTCTTTGCCGAAGCGGCAAGATCGTGTGCCGGATCGTGGTGGGTTCGGTGAGACTGGGTCCGGAAGGGAGGTCGCCATGCCCGGTACGACACGCCGCCGTAAGGACACCCCGCCGCCGCGGACGGGAAGTAGCGAGATGGAGGTCCTGCGTGGATTCCTCGACTATCTGCGTGCCTCGGTAGCGGCGAAGGTCGAGGATGCGCCCGAACCCGAAGTGCGCACGGCCGCAGTGTCTTCGGGGACGAACCTGCTCGGACTACTGTGGCATTTGACCGTCGTCGAACGTTCGATGTTCCTGGGGGACAACGTAACCGACTGGAAGAAGACGTTCCGTGCGCCCGCCGTGGATCAGGTGGCCGATGTCGTCGCGCGCTATCGAACCGCGGTCGAGCGTGCGAACGAAAAACTCGACGGCTGTACGGATCTCGCCGCACCGATGCCTCGCCCCGGACGCCCCGCGCCCAGTCTCCGCTGGGCCCTCACCCACATGATCGAGGAGACCGCCCGGCACGCGGGTCACGCCGATATCCTCCGCGAACTGATCGACGGCAGCACCGGCCGGTAGTCTTCACCGGCGGGCGCGGGCGGCGGCCCGCAAGACCTCCGCCAGTACCCCGAATACGAGCACCACCTCACCGACGGTCAGCGCTCGCCCCGGCGCATCGGTGGTGAGCGTTTCGCTCAGACTCTGGTTGGGAAGGAACACCAGCCCGGTGATTGTGACCGCGACAAAGCACAGCGCGAATGCCACCGCCGGCGCGACCAGTGGTCGCATTACCCGCAGCGGTGTCAGCGGAGTGCCCGCCAGCCGCCATGCGAACCCGACTCCGCCGACCAGGGTGAACGCGAGCCAGCCGTAATTGGTGGTGCTGAACCCGTTGATGCCGTGAAAGTCGAAGCGGCGGACAGCGCCGATGACGAGGTCGACGACCGCGGCGGCGGCGAGCGACGCGACCCACGGCCACATCGACAACGTTCTGACCCCGCGCCCCACCGCCCCCGGTTGTGAGATATGAGAATTCGCCATCCGAGCCTCCTGCGATCACTGCCCGGCATGACCCATGGTGCGCGCATCGGAGAACTCGCGCATCGGGGACAACCCCGGTCTCGACCCCGAATCGCGACTCATCACTTGGACACCGCGTCGCGGAGGCCGAGTGCCACCTCCTTGAACCGACCGTGACGCAGCCGGTTTCAGGCGGTAGCCTCGCGCGCGCCGATGCACGAGCTCGAGGATCTGGTCGAATGGTCTGTGCGGGTGCTGCATTCGCGACATCCGTTGTCGGATAGGCGGGTTCGGGATTGGATCGGCGCGTTGTACCCCACCCCCGGGGTGCTGCGAGGAAGACGAACTCGACGCGTGGTGGATGGCGGTCAGCTATCGGTGAACAGGTGTCGCAGGAACATCTCCGGGTCGGCGAGGAAGCCGCGGGTCAAGCGGACCGGGAGGGCATCGTCGAAGTCGACCCGGGTGAGCTGGCCGTCGTCGGCGATCTCGTAGATGGTGGCACCGGGTAGGGCGAGCAGGATCGGGGAGTGGGTGGCTACGACGATCTGGCAACCGCGGTCGGATAGTTCGGCGAGGCGGGTGAGTACCGCCATACAGCCGCGGACCGACAGTGCGGCTTCCGGTTCGTCGAGTAGATAGAGCCCGTTCGGGCCGAAGCGGTGGGTCACCAGGTCGAGGAAGGATTCGCCGTGCGAGCGTTCGTGCGCGGAGACGCCGCCGTAGGCCGATAGCAGTGGGGGACCGCCGAAGGGCTCGCGGTCGAGGCGTTCGATCTCCGAGGCGACGTTGTAATAGGACTCCGCGCGCAGGAAGAAGCCGGTGCGCGGTTTGGTCACCGCCCAGCGCAGAACCAGATGGTCGCCTAGGGAGGATTCGCTGGATCTGGTGGCGAACCGAAAGTTTCGGCTGCCGCCCTCGGGGTTGAATCCGGCCGCGACGGCTATCGCCTCGAGCAGGGTGGACTTTCCGGCACCGTTCTCGCCCACCAGAAAGGTGACCCCGGGCGGCAGCGGCAGCCCGCCCGACCCCGCGAGCCACCGCACCGCGGGCAACGTGAACGGGTACTCCTCGGCCAAGGCTCGACTCTCCAGCCGCACCTCCCGGATGAATCCACCGGGTTCGCCGAATCGGACATCCCTCATAGACCCATTCTGCGTTTGCCGGATGTGAGCCGTGCGCGTGGCACGGTGTAAGCGCGAACCGCCGAATACGCAATCTGAACCATCATCATTTCGGAATCCGATCCGCAGGGGGTTCGGCCGTGATCTAATCTCGCCAACTCGGGTTTCAGCGCCTCGATGACGATGTCGAGGGGTTACCCGATGTACGTGGGAGCAACGATGGTGGATAGAAGAATGCAGCGGGTGGCGGGGTCGATGGCCGCGTTCGCGGTCGCGGGCGGGTTCGTGGTCGCGGCGATGCCCGGTATGGCCGCGGCGGCGCCCGGATCGATCACCTGGACCGACGGGAACAGCAAGTTCACCCGGACGGTGTCGAACACCAATCCGGTTGTCGGCGA is a genomic window containing:
- a CDS encoding MFS transporter translates to MHVPIMAKSAAESNGLRRTLILALGTFAVGTDAFILAGFLPDMATELGASTATAGASVTVFAAAYALLSPVLATLTAQVPRRALLVAALIVLAAANFGSAAAPNLAALLATRVLAAVGAAAFTPNAGAVASALVRPEARARALAVVVGGLTIATALGVPLGDAIGQWLGWRSALAAVAIVCLVAAAGVAAWVPFVPGNPRVGLATRLAVLRNRSVAKVLPLTVLGMGAAYVVYAYSVPALEAVGISPTSTAWVLFLYGFGAVAGNLASGYATDRWGATRVLTTGYLVMALALALMGTMAATHTRAAWLIGLLAAAWGAASWCQTPAQQHRLIDAAPHEAGLVVALNASCIYLGIGAGTLLGGITITHGATTMYYTGTALALAALAYLRTTTRAPR
- a CDS encoding RrF2 family transcriptional regulator produces the protein MSEGVEWGLHCCMVLTWLEDRAPIATGKLAEMFELPPEYLKKRLQPLVREGILESTPGIRGGYRLARTPERITLMDVVGAVEGRTEAFRCTEIRRQGAGVTAGKSEFAKPCGIATAMRRAELAWRRELADQTIADLIADAPANASIRARLFYEQLTA
- a CDS encoding PPOX class F420-dependent oxidoreductase, which produces MTFTSNEQQFLAEAGIGRLATVSPDGVVQNNPTGYRVNADGTIDIGGMRMRVSRKFRNVEAGSRVSFVIDQQVSLEPYVIRGIEVRGTAEALDDQEPPFPPQERAVIRIHPDRIISWGIDGGSFEFISRNAE
- a CDS encoding YrdB family protein; the encoded protein is MRRANTDLGVGMNIDIWQGANLALAFLLELVAFTALGLLGARRGNGRARKLAYGVAAAVATMAVWGLFAAPQATFTIPAMAVLAKVSVFGGASVALHRLGHPRAAAIFPLLVLANLAIIHFS
- a CDS encoding DinB family protein; protein product: MPGTTRRRKDTPPPRTGSSEMEVLRGFLDYLRASVAAKVEDAPEPEVRTAAVSSGTNLLGLLWHLTVVERSMFLGDNVTDWKKTFRAPAVDQVADVVARYRTAVERANEKLDGCTDLAAPMPRPGRPAPSLRWALTHMIEETARHAGHADILRELIDGSTGR
- a CDS encoding AAA family ATPase → MRDVRFGEPGGFIREVRLESRALAEEYPFTLPAVRWLAGSGGLPLPPGVTFLVGENGAGKSTLLEAIAVAAGFNPEGGSRNFRFATRSSESSLGDHLVLRWAVTKPRTGFFLRAESYYNVASEIERLDREPFGGPPLLSAYGGVSAHERSHGESFLDLVTHRFGPNGLYLLDEPEAALSVRGCMAVLTRLAELSDRGCQIVVATHSPILLALPGATIYEIADDGQLTRVDFDDALPVRLTRGFLADPEMFLRHLFTDS